From the Opitutus sp. ER46 genome, one window contains:
- the ybeY gene encoding rRNA maturation RNase YbeY: MRSVAIANRHPGLRLDRRAVARVIQTLDAHHAELATRGSVLGNEGELSLVFLTDVALAELHDQFLQDPTITDVITFEGNPVLGTAGEICVSADAAFRQTLPSGDARHGAHATSDFSRELTLYLVHGWLHLAGYDDLAPAKKRVMRRAEARALALLESAGALPAFRLRTARRSQSARRATPRQARARGRSRR, from the coding sequence ATGCGCTCCGTCGCCATTGCCAACCGTCATCCTGGACTCCGGCTCGACCGCCGGGCGGTCGCCCGCGTGATTCAGACGCTCGACGCCCATCACGCGGAGCTCGCCACGCGGGGCTCGGTGCTGGGCAACGAGGGTGAGCTCTCACTCGTGTTCCTCACCGACGTCGCCCTCGCCGAACTGCACGACCAATTTCTCCAGGACCCGACGATCACCGACGTGATCACGTTCGAGGGTAACCCGGTGCTCGGCACCGCCGGCGAGATCTGCGTCTCCGCCGACGCCGCGTTCCGCCAGACGCTGCCATCCGGCGACGCGCGCCACGGCGCCCACGCCACCAGCGATTTCTCCCGCGAGCTCACGTTGTACCTCGTGCATGGCTGGCTGCACCTCGCCGGTTACGACGATCTCGCGCCGGCGAAGAAGCGCGTCATGCGCCGCGCCGAGGCCCGCGCGCTCGCATTGCTCGAGAGCGCCGGCGCCCTGCCCGCCTTTCGTCTGCGGACGGCGCGCCGCAGCCAATCCGCGCGTCGCGCGACCCCGCGTCAGGCCCGCGCCCGCGGTCGGTCGCGCAGGTAA